From Candidatus Amoebophilus asiaticus 5a2, the proteins below share one genomic window:
- a CDS encoding tetratricopeptide repeat protein, with product MPLDKNFKNQFINYTTHAVIVCILVLSIPLESCSENISFPFSKSSAIQKIEPTEKEDFSEEVQITSIDHSNTSYIYDLYSATTINNLSNNSEKADRNREEFDLFSKKDIGDTRILPREEKENTVKTQKQLEERTFKTRKGGYTIRFYKRSEKWIAKVTDYDKKEYDLPAFLSEEDIKYLIYSVPTTISSIQVILPTTSKEGYVYVGILVGGMKRKEPEKEEEEDSNVPQEPSTNNKSAISSSSTASAPRKRPLSLKLGKKPELKKVQPNTEKEEKEDSNVPQKPNTNNKTSIVISDIITKTRPASTGRLSLSRNRNKNTELNKIKQESQLTQTSPITAPSSTATISNEERRTEEKRKEKADDEKAGGTLGSSIKFPEDLYYGDNDITDFIEIFFKNHSIYKYFQNNNYLLSSSIDTFSPIVDEQDRRAYIVAISPAIDRTGLSRTQNLRTGGTASNTNIDYWLDKSTHPKDTPEKLLEELLDFDLSLERNPYGALLAKIEEVQPNSDRVKFIDKIVEETGEGVEKIIAGFKRKLDEIKQSKHNKDIFDELMPAFLKGDASYAKVLIPYNLTQSHWLTGEICIHREDNSYQVEIFAHDPMGGGKMEDETFNKLQSAIIKRIKECDSKALVTCVNKQSPYQARRQALGDNTSCGIIITEEIIDRITGAIKPTSYPIGVPDLREQHINFVKHYKPKAAFLSRNEPKLAYIKAKERRLTDGDSLQAEEEPITIKQEGTITQVGIGMSEYGSSLSGAFNKKKISATPFISFKLSSQELQADREILYKNALKCREENNVRKALEYAIRAADKGSTEAKRMVSELKKEGENIFQEAEKLLAEGIKEKKGEIFQQKIKGAITKYEDAAYLGYKQAQVKLIELRDGKSGMEYRKIREYVIKANEEVGNKLQSLLDYYQSKPNNQLPVKDHPLKLSDLIVMELDLQKAPQRIEWGGGLPGNLLYKPLFEMPVTEKYEDTVMVIDLAGKGDDETAYCVAKRYKDYYFIMAVGGIGGAYIKDKEKRLPALPEMLDEITKIIEKYNVRLIRVENNIDASYEVVLRRHLAENFIQAEVQGYHQGVELIDNTKSNAQNEKEKAIGKATRIISSLASLFKNHQVIISQNAFLDDLNSIPKNNFNYKFFFQLESVIIPPDTKKYRHDDRVDATASAVTYLYKKREEGKKKKTAYKNKRWFLELARMYSQEKKLKTGEKQITKAQKAYNNYAEQHKREYASDFADDSPDLDKERTDTMVLCECEMGWLQVKYLDKEEEGIQNLNKAAKDKYPKAQYRLAKIYLRKKEKEGMDFLEKVAKHDSKAQYRLAKIYLGQGRKEEGINFLEKAAEHNLKAKYSFATMFFESRDGGTRKKKAIKYFKDLAANTEALEKLALKHPEINYKLGCIYYQIDTSGKMEPRKALNYFLRYLNSESDITSPTYKNVAYQIARIYEYAQGLDSSDLDLALEYYTKAIGLEGKEDKIQKRIKKLNEYKSKNAA from the coding sequence ATGCCTTTAGATAAGAACTTTAAAAATCAGTTTATTAATTATACAACGCATGCAGTAATAGTATGCATTCTAGTGTTGAGCATCCCATTAGAAAGTTGTTCTGAAAACATCAGTTTTCCTTTTAGTAAGTCATCAGCTATACAAAAAATAGAGCCTACAGAGAAAGAAGATTTTTCAGAAGAGGTTCAAATAACCTCGATCGATCATTCAAATACCTCCTATATATATGATCTATATAGTGCAACTACAATTAATAACCTAAGTAATAATTCAGAAAAAGCTGATAGAAATAGAGAGGAATTTGATTTATTCTCTAAAAAAGATATAGGAGACACGAGAATACTTCCTAGAGAGGAGAAGGAAAATACAGTAAAGACACAAAAGCAATTAGAAGAAAGAACCTTTAAAACAAGGAAAGGAGGATATACTATTAGATTTTATAAACGAAGCGAAAAATGGATAGCAAAAGTTACAGATTATGATAAAAAAGAATATGATTTACCAGCTTTTTTAAGCGAAGAAGATATAAAATATCTAATTTATTCCGTTCCTACTACCATAAGCTCCATACAAGTTATCTTGCCTACTACTTCCAAAGAAGGTTATGTTTATGTGGGCATTTTGGTAGGAGGTATGAAAAGAAAAGAACCAGAGAAAGAAGAAGAGGAAGATAGTAATGTTCCTCAAGAACCTAGTACTAATAATAAATCAGCAATTTCTAGTTCAAGCACAGCATCTGCTCCGAGGAAAAGGCCTCTAAGTCTGAAATTAGGGAAGAAACCAGAACTAAAAAAAGTACAACCTAATACAGAAAAAGAAGAAAAGGAAGATAGTAATGTTCCCCAAAAACCTAATACTAACAATAAAACATCAATTGTTATTTCAGATATTATTACAAAAACGAGACCCGCATCAACGGGCCGTCTAAGTTTAAGCAGGAACAGGAACAAGAATACAGAACTAAATAAAATCAAGCAAGAAAGCCAATTAACGCAGACCTCTCCAATTACTGCGCCTTCTAGCACTGCTACGATCTCGAACGAGGAAAGAAGAACAGAGGAAAAAAGAAAAGAGAAAGCAGATGATGAAAAAGCAGGAGGAACGCTTGGTTCTTCTATAAAATTCCCAGAGGATTTATATTATGGCGATAATGATATTACTGATTTTATTGAAATTTTCTTTAAAAACCATTCAATTTACAAGTATTTCCAGAATAATAATTACCTACTTTCTTCAAGCATAGATACATTTTCTCCTATTGTTGATGAACAAGATAGGCGTGCTTATATCGTTGCAATTAGCCCTGCCATTGATAGAACAGGTCTAAGTCGTACGCAAAACCTTAGGACAGGAGGTACTGCTTCCAACACCAATATTGATTACTGGCTTGATAAAAGCACGCATCCAAAAGATACACCAGAAAAGTTATTAGAAGAATTATTAGATTTTGATCTTTCCTTAGAAAGAAATCCATATGGTGCATTACTTGCAAAAATAGAAGAGGTACAACCTAATTCAGACCGAGTAAAGTTTATTGACAAGATTGTTGAAGAAACAGGAGAAGGTGTTGAAAAAATTATTGCTGGATTTAAACGAAAACTTGATGAAATAAAACAATCTAAACATAATAAAGACATTTTTGATGAATTGATGCCTGCTTTTCTTAAAGGAGACGCTTCTTATGCAAAAGTTTTAATTCCTTATAATTTAACTCAATCTCACTGGCTAACAGGAGAAATTTGCATTCATAGAGAAGATAACAGCTATCAAGTTGAAATTTTTGCTCATGATCCTATGGGTGGTGGAAAAATGGAAGATGAAACTTTTAACAAGCTTCAAAGCGCTATTATAAAAAGAATAAAAGAATGTGATTCAAAAGCCCTAGTAACTTGTGTGAATAAACAAAGTCCTTATCAAGCGCGACGCCAGGCACTAGGAGATAATACTTCCTGTGGAATAATTATTACGGAGGAAATTATTGATCGAATTACAGGAGCTATAAAACCTACCTCTTATCCCATAGGAGTCCCAGATCTTAGGGAACAACATATCAACTTTGTAAAGCACTATAAACCTAAAGCAGCTTTTCTAAGTCGCAATGAACCAAAGCTTGCATATATTAAAGCTAAAGAAAGGCGTCTAACTGATGGTGACTCTTTACAAGCAGAGGAAGAACCGATAACAATAAAGCAGGAAGGAACAATAACACAAGTAGGTATAGGAATGTCAGAATATGGATCCAGTTTATCTGGAGCATTTAATAAAAAGAAGATTTCTGCTACACCTTTTATATCGTTTAAGCTGTCCAGCCAAGAATTACAAGCAGATAGAGAAATACTATATAAGAATGCGCTTAAATGCCGAGAAGAAAACAATGTGCGTAAAGCATTAGAATACGCAATAAGAGCCGCAGATAAAGGTAGTACAGAAGCAAAGAGAATGGTTTCAGAATTAAAAAAAGAGGGAGAAAATATATTTCAAGAAGCTGAAAAATTATTAGCTGAGGGTATAAAAGAAAAAAAAGGAGAAATATTTCAACAAAAAATTAAAGGAGCTATTACTAAATATGAAGATGCTGCCTATTTGGGATATAAACAGGCACAAGTGAAGCTTATAGAATTAAGAGATGGGAAGAGTGGTATGGAATATAGAAAGATTAGAGAATATGTTATTAAGGCAAACGAAGAGGTAGGAAATAAACTCCAAAGTCTTCTTGATTATTATCAATCAAAGCCCAATAATCAATTGCCAGTAAAGGATCACCCATTAAAATTATCAGATTTAATTGTTATGGAATTAGATCTTCAAAAAGCTCCCCAGCGTATTGAATGGGGCGGAGGTTTACCTGGAAATTTACTATATAAACCTTTATTTGAAATGCCCGTTACAGAGAAGTATGAAGACACGGTTATGGTTATTGACCTTGCAGGAAAAGGAGACGATGAAACTGCTTATTGTGTAGCTAAAAGATATAAAGACTATTATTTTATTATGGCAGTAGGAGGAATAGGAGGAGCTTACATCAAAGATAAAGAAAAAAGACTTCCTGCTCTTCCTGAAATGTTGGATGAAATAACAAAAATCATAGAAAAATATAATGTAAGGCTTATAAGAGTTGAAAACAATATAGATGCTTCTTATGAAGTAGTATTAAGAAGACACTTAGCAGAAAATTTTATTCAAGCAGAAGTACAAGGCTATCATCAAGGAGTAGAACTAATAGATAATACAAAATCAAATGCCCAGAATGAAAAAGAAAAAGCTATTGGAAAAGCTACCCGTATTATATCATCTTTAGCATCTCTATTTAAAAATCACCAAGTTATTATTAGCCAAAATGCTTTTTTAGATGATCTTAATTCAATACCAAAAAATAATTTTAATTACAAATTTTTTTTCCAACTCGAATCCGTTATAATTCCCCCAGATACAAAAAAATATAGACACGATGACAGAGTAGATGCCACAGCAAGTGCTGTAACTTATTTATATAAAAAGCGAGAAGAAGGAAAAAAGAAAAAAACAGCATATAAAAATAAGAGATGGTTTCTAGAACTTGCTAGAATGTATAGCCAAGAGAAAAAATTAAAGACTGGAGAAAAACAAATTACAAAAGCTCAAAAAGCTTATAATAATTATGCAGAACAACATAAGAGGGAATATGCCTCCGATTTTGCTGATGATAGTCCTGATTTGGATAAAGAAAGAACTGATACAATGGTTTTATGCGAATGTGAAATGGGGTGGTTGCAGGTAAAGTACTTAGATAAAGAAGAAGAAGGAATACAGAATTTAAATAAAGCAGCGAAAGATAAATATCCCAAAGCGCAATACCGTCTTGCTAAAATTTATCTAAGAAAAAAAGAAAAAGAAGGAATGGATTTTCTTGAAAAGGTTGCAAAGCATGATTCGAAAGCTCAATACCGTCTTGCTAAAATTTATCTAGGACAAGGAAGAAAAGAAGAAGGAATCAATTTTCTAGAAAAGGCTGCAGAGCATAATCTAAAAGCAAAATATAGTTTCGCTACTATGTTTTTTGAAAGTCGTGACGGGGGAACTAGAAAGAAAAAAGCGATAAAATACTTTAAAGACCTAGCAGCTAATACAGAAGCGTTAGAAAAATTGGCCCTTAAGCATCCAGAAATCAACTATAAGCTAGGATGTATATACTATCAAATAGATACATCGGGAAAAATGGAGCCTCGTAAAGCCCTAAACTATTTTCTGAGGTATTTAAATTCAGAAAGCGATATAACTTCACCAACTTATAAGAATGTAGCTTATCAAATAGCTAGAATATATGAATATGCTCAAGGTTTAGATAGTTCTGATTTAGATTTGGCCTTAGAATATTATACCAAGGCAATTGGTTTAGAAGGCAAAGAAGATAAAATACAAAAACGCATAAAAAAGCTAAATGAATATAAAAGTAAAAACGCTGCTTAA
- a CDS encoding tetratricopeptide repeat protein has product MLSILGASILIWNYQKVKKEAAAQDEMFQAVYEFEAGEYTKALQGDDTHAGFLDIIQTYGITQAANLAHFYSGVCYMQQTNYEEAIQHLKKFKAKDYLLQARAWSLIGDALVEQQSYSQAVQYYKKAAEYKPNEVFSPIYLVKAAIAYEAQKDYRNALKCYQKIAKEYTKSSLYTEAKKHIDRLEALM; this is encoded by the coding sequence ATGCTAAGCATATTAGGAGCCAGCATATTGATATGGAATTATCAGAAAGTAAAAAAGGAGGCTGCTGCACAAGATGAAATGTTCCAGGCAGTTTATGAATTTGAAGCAGGCGAATATACTAAAGCATTACAAGGAGATGATACTCATGCAGGATTTCTAGATATTATACAGACCTATGGAATTACACAAGCTGCTAATTTAGCTCATTTCTATTCAGGTGTATGTTATATGCAACAGACAAATTATGAAGAGGCCATTCAGCATCTAAAAAAGTTTAAAGCTAAAGATTACCTCTTACAAGCACGTGCTTGGTCACTAATTGGAGACGCTTTAGTGGAGCAGCAATCTTATTCGCAAGCAGTACAATATTATAAAAAGGCTGCTGAATATAAACCCAATGAGGTTTTTTCTCCAATCTATTTAGTAAAGGCAGCTATAGCATATGAAGCACAAAAGGACTACAGGAATGCTTTGAAATGCTATCAAAAGATTGCAAAAGAGTATACAAAATCTTCTCTGTATACAGAAGCTAAGAAGCATATAGATAGGCTGGAGGCTTTAATGTAA
- the pdhA gene encoding pyruvate dehydrogenase (acetyl-transferring) E1 component subunit alpha, with protein MAAATKTKQASGLQEQSSLAYSKEIYLFWYERMLLMRKFEEKSGQLYGQQKIKGFCHLYNGQEACIAGAVTALQPGDKYITAYRDHAHPIALGTDVKYIMAELYGRATGISKGKGGSMHIFDKEKNFFGGHGIVGGQIPLGVGIAFAEKYKGTNNLCITFMGDGAVRQGAFHEALNLAMLYELPVIFVIENNGYAMGTSVQRSSNLTELYKLGSAYDMYSEAVQAMEVEKVHEAVSQAAERARKGIPSLLEFKTYRYKGHSISDPATYRDKEELETHRQRDSIEAVRNTILVNRIASEEEISGIDERINQEIIAAVKFAEESDFPNPEEAYQDVYVQRDYPFLNN; from the coding sequence ATGGCAGCAGCTACCAAAACTAAACAAGCAAGTGGATTGCAAGAACAATCTTCCTTAGCTTATTCCAAAGAAATCTATCTTTTTTGGTATGAGCGTATGCTATTGATGCGAAAATTTGAGGAAAAATCAGGACAATTATATGGACAGCAAAAAATTAAAGGTTTTTGCCATCTATACAATGGACAAGAAGCTTGTATTGCTGGAGCGGTGACTGCACTTCAGCCAGGCGACAAATATATTACAGCCTATAGAGATCATGCGCACCCTATTGCCTTAGGTACTGATGTTAAATACATTATGGCCGAATTATATGGTAGGGCTACTGGTATATCTAAAGGGAAGGGTGGTTCTATGCATATTTTTGATAAAGAAAAGAATTTTTTTGGTGGACATGGTATTGTAGGAGGACAAATTCCTTTGGGTGTAGGTATTGCTTTTGCTGAAAAGTATAAAGGAACTAATAACTTATGCATTACCTTTATGGGCGATGGAGCTGTGCGGCAAGGGGCTTTTCATGAAGCACTTAATTTAGCCATGCTATACGAACTGCCTGTTATTTTTGTTATAGAAAATAATGGCTATGCTATGGGTACTTCTGTACAACGAAGCTCCAATCTTACTGAACTCTATAAACTGGGTAGTGCTTATGATATGTACTCAGAAGCTGTACAAGCAATGGAAGTAGAAAAAGTGCATGAAGCAGTTTCTCAGGCGGCAGAAAGAGCTAGAAAAGGTATACCTAGCTTATTAGAATTTAAAACTTATCGTTACAAAGGACATTCTATATCTGATCCTGCTACTTACCGAGACAAAGAAGAATTAGAAACACACAGGCAGAGAGATTCTATAGAAGCAGTTCGAAATACTATACTAGTTAACCGAATAGCCAGTGAAGAAGAAATTTCAGGTATTGATGAAAGGATCAATCAAGAAATAATTGCAGCCGTTAAGTTTGCAGAAGAGTCAGATTTTCCTAATCCTGAAGAAGCTTATCAGGATGTATATGTACAAAGAGATTATCCATTTTTGAATAATTAA
- the recF gene encoding DNA replication/repair protein RecF (All proteins in this family for which functions are known are DNA-binding proteins that assist the filamentation of RecA onto DNA for the initiation of recombination or recombinational repair.), which translates to MLLRKLRCYHFKNYDSIELSFATQLNCIVGANGAGKTNLLDAIHYLSLTKSAFNSIDSQNILHGGTQMSIQGHFFKNDKSYDVKCIVDRDQGKSLQVNGKAYKTMREHIGQFPIVLTTPYDTELIRSTSEVRRKFFDAILCQIDPNYLHTLIQYQQILKHRNSFLKMSAGKFNVDRALINSYDTQLLPLCKQLYAARKAFVDIFYPILQQQYEYFVDAPEIIEMGYESDADDPGFEQRFLDNIKEDLLAQRTILGIHRDDYVFMLNNYPIKKFGSQGQQKSFIIALRLAQFACIHQALGCKPLLLLDDIFDKLDEQRIERLVYLMAQQYFGQVWITDAGGKRSASILKEIQADKALFKIEGGTLMQNIVL; encoded by the coding sequence ATGTTACTTCGAAAACTCAGGTGTTACCATTTTAAGAATTATGATTCTATTGAGTTAAGTTTTGCGACCCAGTTAAACTGTATAGTAGGAGCTAATGGGGCCGGTAAAACTAACTTACTAGATGCTATACACTATTTATCCCTTACCAAAAGTGCTTTCAACTCTATTGACTCACAAAATATTCTACATGGTGGAACCCAGATGTCTATACAAGGACATTTTTTTAAGAACGATAAGTCGTATGATGTAAAATGTATTGTTGATAGAGACCAAGGCAAGTCTTTACAAGTAAATGGCAAAGCTTATAAGACGATGCGGGAGCACATTGGTCAATTTCCTATTGTCTTAACTACCCCTTATGATACTGAATTGATACGTAGTACCAGTGAGGTAAGAAGAAAATTTTTTGATGCTATTTTATGTCAGATAGATCCAAATTACCTACATACACTTATACAATATCAACAAATACTAAAGCACAGAAATAGCTTCTTGAAGATGAGCGCTGGGAAATTTAATGTGGATCGTGCGTTAATCAACTCTTATGACACACAACTGCTACCTTTATGCAAACAATTATATGCTGCAAGAAAGGCTTTTGTGGATATTTTCTATCCAATCTTGCAACAACAGTATGAATATTTTGTAGATGCTCCAGAGATAATAGAAATGGGTTATGAATCGGATGCAGATGATCCTGGTTTCGAGCAACGCTTTCTTGATAATATAAAAGAGGACTTGCTGGCCCAGCGCACTATTTTAGGTATTCATAGAGATGATTATGTGTTTATGTTAAATAATTACCCAATTAAGAAGTTTGGTTCACAAGGACAACAAAAGTCATTTATTATTGCACTTAGGTTAGCACAGTTTGCATGTATACATCAGGCTTTAGGTTGTAAGCCATTACTTTTGTTAGACGACATTTTTGATAAGTTAGATGAGCAACGTATTGAAAGACTAGTATATCTTATGGCACAACAGTATTTTGGACAAGTTTGGATAACAGACGCAGGGGGTAAAAGAAGTGCTTCTATTTTAAAAGAAATACAGGCTGACAAGGCCTTATTTAAAATTGAAGGTGGAACGCTTATGCAAAATATAGTCTTGTAA
- a CDS encoding phospholipase C/P1 nuclease family protein, translating into MPLHTTQNYNGQLTGQDGIHGLWETRLPELFKEEYNFFLGNATYVKDPQQRAWKAIIQAHATVPNLLKLEKELSQNFNTLHKFSYEKRGVSLKKVYSEAYVRAYHY; encoded by the coding sequence GTGCCTCTGCATACTACTCAAAACTATAATGGTCAGCTAACAGGACAGGATGGTATTCATGGATTATGGGAAACTCGGTTGCCAGAATTATTTAAAGAGGAATATAACTTTTTCCTAGGTAACGCTACTTATGTTAAAGATCCTCAACAAAGGGCCTGGAAAGCAATTATACAAGCGCATGCTACAGTACCCAACTTGTTGAAGTTAGAGAAAGAATTATCTCAGAATTTTAACACATTGCATAAGTTTAGTTATGAAAAAAGAGGTGTCAGTCTTAAAAAAGTTTATTCTGAAGCTTATGTAAGAGCGTATCATTATTAA